The Desulforegula conservatrix Mb1Pa genome contains a region encoding:
- a CDS encoding HAD-IIA family hydrolase — protein sequence MESLREKEAFICDMDGVIYHGNQLLPGAIEFLNWIEETGKKFLFLTNSSERTPRELREKLIRLGVEVSEKSFYTSALATADFLATQTPAGSAYVIGEAGIINALYEAGYSMNDMNPDYVVVGDTRKYSYHQIEHAVKLVMNGSRLIGTNSDLTGPIENGIAPATGALIAPIELSTGSKAYFVGKPNPLIMRNAMKKLGVRAEAVAIIGDRMDTDIIAGVESELTTVLVLSGVTAMADLPKFAYRPNYILNGIGDVVNS from the coding sequence ATGGAATCTTTAAGAGAAAAGGAAGCGTTCATCTGCGATATGGACGGAGTAATATATCATGGTAATCAGCTTCTTCCTGGAGCCATCGAATTTCTTAACTGGATAGAAGAAACAGGCAAAAAATTCCTGTTCCTTACAAACAGCAGCGAAAGAACTCCGCGCGAGCTGCGTGAAAAGCTTATCAGGCTTGGCGTTGAGGTTTCTGAAAAATCTTTTTACACAAGCGCACTTGCAACCGCTGATTTTCTTGCGACCCAGACTCCGGCTGGAAGCGCCTATGTTATTGGTGAAGCAGGTATAATAAATGCCCTTTACGAGGCCGGATATTCAATGAACGACATGAACCCTGACTACGTGGTGGTGGGTGATACGCGCAAGTACAGCTATCATCAGATAGAGCATGCAGTTAAGCTTGTCATGAATGGATCTCGGCTTATAGGAACTAATTCGGATCTTACTGGGCCGATTGAAAATGGTATAGCTCCTGCAACAGGAGCCCTAATCGCGCCCATAGAGCTTTCAACAGGATCAAAAGCATATTTTGTCGGAAAGCCTAATCCTCTAATTATGAGAAATGCAATGAAAAAGCTTGGCGTAAGGGCAGAGGCTGTCGCAATTATTGGTGACAGGATGGATACGGATATAATTGCGGGAGTCGAATCTGAGCTTACGACCGTGCTTGTTTTAAGCGGCGTCACTGCAATGGCTGATCTTCCTAAATTTGCTTACAGGCCGAATTATATTCTTAACGGAATAGGGGATGTGGTTAATTCGTAG
- a CDS encoding MYG1 family protein produces the protein MKKTIITHPGKAHFDEFLALSLILASYPETEFDVFRKEPEEAELDDPEIWVVDVGGRHEPEMKNFDHHQDLTILASFCIVGDYLGLSETMKIKPWWDFKEKMDRLGPIRVSRLMGVEDLEPAYSPLESWIVKWFEDDPNSVTPIMRKFGIEIINEAKELKASFDFWASCERKVIKGKEVIIGLTDDSTGMDAYWKTIDGQKAAACISWDSRGNGWKLYRFGDFPGVNFSKIEKHPSVKFAHKGGFVAKTYEKLPVDQILALVELSF, from the coding sequence ATGAAAAAAACAATAATCACACATCCTGGAAAGGCCCATTTCGACGAGTTTCTTGCTTTGTCACTTATTCTTGCTTCTTATCCTGAAACCGAGTTTGATGTTTTCAGAAAAGAACCTGAAGAGGCCGAGCTTGATGATCCTGAAATATGGGTTGTGGATGTTGGCGGACGCCATGAACCTGAAATGAAAAATTTTGATCATCATCAGGATCTGACAATTCTGGCCAGTTTTTGTATTGTGGGTGATTATCTTGGTTTGTCCGAAACCATGAAGATAAAACCCTGGTGGGATTTCAAGGAAAAGATGGATCGCCTTGGCCCGATAAGGGTTTCAAGACTTATGGGCGTAGAGGATCTTGAGCCTGCATACAGCCCACTCGAATCATGGATTGTTAAATGGTTTGAGGATGATCCGAACTCTGTTACTCCTATCATGAGAAAATTTGGAATCGAAATTATTAATGAAGCCAAGGAACTCAAAGCAAGTTTTGATTTTTGGGCGTCATGCGAAAGAAAAGTCATAAAGGGCAAAGAAGTTATAATCGGCCTCACAGATGACAGCACAGGCATGGATGCCTACTGGAAGACGATTGACGGCCAAAAGGCCGCTGCATGCATTTCGTGGGACAGCAGGGGGAACGGCTGGAAACTGTATCGCTTTGGCGACTTCCCTGGAGTCAATTTTTCAAAGATAGAAAAGCATCCCTCCGTTAAATTTGCGCACAAAGGCGGGTTTGTGGCCAAAACATATGAAAAACTTCCGGTTGATCAGATACTTGCGCTTGTTGAATTATCGTTTTAG